One Apteryx mantelli isolate bAptMan1 chromosome 22, bAptMan1.hap1, whole genome shotgun sequence genomic region harbors:
- the SKA2 gene encoding spindle and kinetochore-associated protein 2, with protein METAVTRLETMFQKAESDLDYIQHKLEFEIMKSLPDNPAAEENPVTLLEELSVVKSRYKTLCVQLEKVSIEQRESMNCIRAALENTMKMVQALQQHTDLERLPLSEDEQAAAQQLTCQTAKEMKSLVEEPFSSESTVPDSTEESQFKPLTEEMLMTVPRSIRSTVKLADLNNFYRELFNHFVVNKNRAALSVSQMNKMNMKATDSRVRILKELSIVELDKQGNVKLAA; from the exons TTCCAGAAGGCAGAATCTGATCTGGATTATATTCAACACAAACTGGAGTTTGAAATAATGAAGAGCCTTCCAGATAATCCAGCAGCGGAG GAAAATCCAGTTACTCTCTTAGAGGAACTCTCGGTGGTGAAGTCCCGTTATAAAACGTTGTGTGTGCAGCTGGAAAAAGTTTCCATAGAGCAGAGAGAATCCATGAACTGCATTCGTGCCGCTCTAGAAAACACAATGAAGATGGTTCAGGCACTACAGCAACATACTgatcttgag CGCTTGCCTCTGTCAGAAGATGAACAGGCTGCAGCACAACAGTTAACCTGCCAAACTGCTAAAGAAATGAAATCGCTAGTGGAAGAG ccaTTTAGTTCAGAATCTACAGTCCCTGACTCAACTGAAG AATCACAATTCAAACCATTGACTGAAGAAATGCTTATGACTGTACCAAGGAGTATCAGAAGTACTGTTAAACTGGCAGACTTGAACAATTTTTACAGGGAGTTATTTAACCACTTTGTTGTAAATAAGAACAG AGCAGCACTCAGTGTTTCGCAGATGAACAAGATGAATATGAAAGCCACTGACTCAAGAGTACGCATCTTGAAAGAACTCTCTATTGTGGAACTTGACAAACAAGGAAATGTTAAGTTAGCTGCATAA